The following coding sequences are from one Desulfotomaculum sp. window:
- the amrS gene encoding AmmeMemoRadiSam system radical SAM enzyme, with translation MVNEALFYEKKEDKYVTCTLCPRVCNIGPGRTGFCRTRKNIDGTLFALNYGRCSSIAMDPIEKKPFYHFYPGANILSMGTIGCNLHCKFCQNWTIARADEGYHTEEISPRKAVDLVNQYRQKGRSCIGIAYTYSEPFTWFEFVLETAQTASEQGIKNVLVTNGYINKEPLQQILPYIDAMNIDVKGFTDEYYRSVCSGKLGPVVRTVEEAFDKCHVELTTLLVPGLNDSLEDINGLVSWTAGLDREIPLHFSRYFPNYKMDQPATPIQALQKAWELAKEKLDYVYVGNAPQLNAGNTYCPQCKFKIIERYAYTVRITGLNEKKCRRCGYPIRLVGGPEDDSGLVIPENNTGKD, from the coding sequence TTGGTCAACGAAGCTCTTTTCTACGAGAAGAAAGAGGACAAATATGTAACCTGCACGTTATGTCCCAGGGTATGTAATATCGGGCCGGGGCGTACCGGTTTTTGCAGGACAAGAAAAAATATAGACGGAACATTATTTGCTTTGAATTATGGCCGCTGTTCATCGATTGCGATGGATCCGATTGAGAAAAAACCGTTTTACCACTTTTATCCCGGCGCAAACATTTTGTCAATGGGCACGATAGGCTGCAATTTGCACTGCAAGTTTTGCCAGAATTGGACAATTGCGCGTGCTGATGAAGGATATCATACAGAGGAGATCTCTCCCCGGAAAGCGGTGGACCTTGTCAATCAATACAGGCAAAAGGGCCGCTCCTGCATCGGGATAGCGTACACTTACTCAGAGCCTTTTACATGGTTTGAGTTTGTCCTGGAGACTGCGCAGACAGCCAGTGAACAGGGCATAAAGAATGTGTTGGTTACCAACGGCTATATTAACAAAGAACCTCTTCAGCAAATTCTTCCGTACATCGATGCCATGAATATAGACGTCAAGGGTTTTACTGACGAATATTACCGATCCGTCTGCAGCGGAAAACTTGGACCTGTGGTACGCACGGTCGAGGAAGCGTTTGATAAATGTCATGTTGAGCTGACCACATTGCTTGTTCCGGGATTGAATGATTCTTTAGAAGACATCAATGGATTGGTTTCCTGGACCGCCGGCCTTGACCGCGAAATACCATTGCACTTTTCCCGGTACTTTCCGAACTACAAAATGGACCAACCGGCCACACCAATTCAGGCCCTGCAAAAAGCGTGGGAACTGGCTAAAGAGAAACTAGATTACGTATATGTTGGCAACGCGCCGCAGCTGAACGCGGGGAACACATACTGTCCGCAGTGCAAGTTTAAAATAATTGAGCGTTATGCTTATACCGTGAGGATAACAGGATTAAACGAAAAAAAATGCCGCCGCTGCGGCTATCCGATACGTCTGGTTGGAGGCCCGGAGGATGATTCCGGATTAGTCATACCAGAGAATAACACCGGCAAAGACTGA
- a CDS encoding arginine decarboxylase, pyruvoyl-dependent: MLPTPTVFKLVAGTGESISPLNAFDQALLEAGAGNVNLLKVSSILPPGAVYDETISLPPGSLVPIAYGTLTSSKPGDTITAAVGVGIPEGGFGVIMEYSGHVSKKEAEDIITGMVKEAFQTRNLKLTKCLVKAIEHQVIETGSVFAGVILWYD, translated from the coding sequence TTGCTACCAACACCAACCGTTTTTAAACTGGTCGCGGGAACGGGAGAAAGCATAAGTCCCCTGAACGCCTTTGATCAAGCCCTGCTGGAGGCAGGCGCCGGCAACGTGAACCTTTTAAAAGTAAGCAGTATTTTACCACCCGGCGCAGTCTATGACGAAACAATTTCTTTGCCGCCGGGCTCGCTTGTTCCCATCGCTTACGGTACACTGACATCATCAAAACCGGGTGATACTATCACTGCAGCAGTAGGAGTCGGCATTCCCGAGGGCGGTTTCGGAGTAATCATGGAATACTCCGGTCACGTTTCGAAAAAGGAAGCGGAAGATATAATCACGGGGATGGTGAAAGAGGCTTTTCAAACCAGAAACCTTAAATTAACAAAATGCCTGGTCAAAGCTATTGAACATCAGGTTATCGAAACTGGATCAGTCTTTGCCGGTGTTATTCTCTGGTATGACTAA
- a CDS encoding F420-0:Gamma-glutamyl ligase, whose product MAALNFSSIPIKTHVVTEKDDIVELTRKYTEGIAFPGDIIAVAESVAAITQGRAVLSEKIRPGLIAKFVSRFPAKHGSLATPTAMQLAIREVGIFKIILGCAASIFGRLIGAKGYFYIVAGRELALIDDIAGTMWPYEKHIILGPKEPEKIVRSILEATGVDAVIADVNDIKCVDILAATSQDSERTAKEALIDNPFGNDDQQTPIVVIKR is encoded by the coding sequence ATGGCTGCCTTGAATTTTTCCTCCATTCCCATTAAAACTCACGTCGTAACTGAAAAAGACGATATCGTTGAACTGACCCGAAAATATACCGAAGGAATTGCTTTCCCGGGGGATATCATCGCTGTAGCGGAAAGCGTAGCTGCAATTACTCAAGGCCGTGCGGTCCTTTCTGAAAAAATCCGCCCGGGCTTGATTGCTAAATTCGTCAGCCGTTTCCCTGCCAAACATGGCAGTCTGGCTACTCCGACCGCAATGCAGCTTGCTATCCGGGAAGTAGGCATCTTTAAAATCATACTTGGCTGCGCTGCATCTATCTTCGGCCGTTTGATAGGAGCAAAGGGATACTTTTATATCGTGGCGGGCCGTGAACTTGCTTTAATTGATGATATAGCAGGCACAATGTGGCCTTATGAGAAGCACATTATTCTCGGACCTAAAGAGCCGGAAAAAATTGTCCGTTCAATCCTTGAGGCAACGGGTGTGGACGCGGTTATTGCTGATGTCAATGACATCAAATGCGTCGATATACTGGCCGCAACCAGCCAGGATAGTGAAAGGACAGCAAAAGAAGCCCTGATCGATAACCCTTTTGGCAATGACGATCAACAAACCCCGATAGTTGTAATTAAGCGGTAA
- a CDS encoding DUF2837 domain-containing protein has protein sequence MDRLLLICILTAIIHLTDTLAYAVRLSGVSTKRLATAFSLFQIVSLLASTANLVQAPLLSSIVEQTINNAMKDTLAVSQGLVQDPYYRQQLAVLNYQIRLVIFSATAGTLVGVFFTPIFSFVFNRVIYMFEETGSVIRLVIMLLSPRRLILLLFQSFSFLPKPKLYRRTIPLAFLIANIIVISVWTTGVLSSLYAGALLPNYRSTASLLSGVVNGIATILSAIIINPTAAVITDHALGNEQKEEIKQMVYYLCLTRIMGTILAQIIFIPSALLVKWVTILIVGL, from the coding sequence ATCGACAGGTTGTTATTAATCTGTATATTAACAGCAATCATTCATTTAACTGATACGTTAGCATATGCGGTGCGTCTTTCAGGAGTTTCCACCAAAAGACTTGCCACAGCCTTTTCCTTGTTCCAAATCGTCTCTTTGCTGGCCAGCACTGCAAACCTTGTCCAGGCGCCACTGCTTTCTTCAATTGTCGAGCAAACTATTAACAACGCAATGAAAGATACTCTTGCTGTCAGCCAGGGTCTAGTTCAAGATCCCTATTACAGACAACAGCTTGCTGTACTAAATTACCAAATCAGACTTGTAATCTTTTCAGCCACCGCCGGCACTCTGGTGGGCGTCTTTTTCACCCCTATATTCTCTTTTGTTTTTAACAGGGTTATTTACATGTTTGAAGAAACAGGTTCTGTGATCAGGCTCGTCATAATGCTTCTTTCCCCCCGGCGTTTGATCTTGCTTTTATTTCAAAGTTTTTCATTCCTGCCCAAGCCGAAATTATATCGACGGACTATTCCGCTTGCATTCCTTATTGCCAACATAATTGTCATTTCGGTTTGGACAACGGGCGTGCTTTCCTCTCTTTATGCCGGCGCCTTGCTGCCAAACTACAGGTCTACGGCAAGCCTGCTGTCCGGTGTTGTCAACGGTATAGCGACAATACTTTCAGCAATAATTATTAACCCTACGGCGGCTGTAATAACGGATCATGCTCTAGGAAACGAGCAGAAGGAAGAAATCAAACAAATGGTTTATTATCTGTGCTTAACCAGAATCATGGGAACCATCCTCGCCCAAATCATTTTTATCCCTTCAGCCCTTCTTGTTAAATGGGTAACCATCCTTATCGTAGGCCTTTAA